A part of Arachis hypogaea cultivar Tifrunner chromosome 12, arahy.Tifrunner.gnm2.J5K5, whole genome shotgun sequence genomic DNA contains:
- the LOC112730429 gene encoding uncharacterized protein, producing the protein MMMMRTTLIIWLCLLEPLCLVNFTITINAATSHCLGHQHSLLLHLKNSLVYNQTQSKNHWNHVHDCCHWNGVSCYKGHVVDLDLSQESIVGGNFSSLFHMQYLRSLNLAYNEFHFEIYSEFKNLKNLRYLNLSNAGFMGQIPPEISYLIKLETLDLSTTITSSSKHGLKLEKPNMVEFVQNFTRMKELYLDGVAISAKGEDWCHAVSSLQSLQVLSMSSCNLSGPLDSSLTKLQSLSILQLDHNNLASPIPEYLGNLSNLTTLQLRSCGLSGVFPKNIFQISSLHVLDVSDNQGLHGSLSNFLHQRSLHYLNLSRTNFSGPLPQSINKLRQLSTLDLSNCQFNGTISNSLSDLAELVYLDLSFNNLTGPLPSFNRSKALRILYLTHNYLKGTLSPTHFEGLIDLVSINLEVNSLDGRLPSSLFTLPSLQLLFLADNRFDGQLEEFPNGSSSSLEMLDLSENNFEGRVPLSIFQLKSLSLLQLSTNKFNGTIQLSVVQRLQNLATLGLSNNNLLIVDDNDLPFPKLINLWLASCKLTVFPAFLRNQSSLLFLDLSNNQIEGTIPNWIWRLEILCFLNLSNNFLTDMEGPFQNLSSILFYLDLHGNQLQGPAPIFTKNIVHLDYSNNRFSSITPSDIGNSIPDSVDIFFSNNNFYVKIDESICNISTLRMLDLSYNGFIGNIPECLTTRKSSSLKLLNLAGNKLNGHISDTLFSTSCSLRFIDLNGNLLNGGLPKSLANCQNLQLLNVGNNQLMDEFPCFLKNISSLSVMVLRSNKFYGQIGCPNVIGDWEKLQIVDVADNKFSGMLPTTLFQTWKELMSDDEDKDKSRFGHLSFNFYDININYSVNLDAITTIFSKSSKMKLAKLVTVEPLYVLDHLLSHVYGEVSGLRRYADSVTIVIKGQQMKLEKILIAFTSLDFSSNQFEGPIPEEIMSFKALHALNLSHNAFSGHIPSTLGNLRNLESLDLSMNSLRGEIPTELASLSFLAIMNLSYNHLVGRIPTGTQIQSFGANSFVGNEALCGPPLTQGCGGEEQGLLPTSSKTTNSHGSSSVNWSLLSVELGFTFGFGIFMMPLILWKKWRLWYSKKVEEALYKIVPQLDFVYERRGGKRYRSLRWKPY; encoded by the coding sequence atgatgatgatgagaacgACCCTTATTATATGGCTTTGCTTGCTAGAACCCTTGTGCCTAGTGAACTTTACCATCACCATTAATGCTGCTACTTCCCATTGTCTTGGTCATCAACATTCTTTGTTGCTCCATTTGAAGAACAGCCTCGTATATAACCAAACTCAGTCCAAAAATCATTGGAACCATGTTCACGATTGTTGCCACTGGAATGGAGTCTCTTGCTACAAGGGACATGTCGTGGATCTAGATTTAAGCCAAGAATCTATAGTTGGAGGTAACTTCAGCAGTCTCTTCCACATGCAATATTTGCGGAGTTTGAATTTGGCTTATAATGAATTCCACTTTGAAATTTATTCTGAGTTCAAAAACCTGAAGAATCTCAGGTATCTGAATTTGTCAAATGCTGGTTTCATGGGGCAAATTCCACCTGAAATCTCTTACTTGATCAAGTTGGAGACTCTTGATTTGTCTACCACAATCACTTCATCATCAAAACATGGTTTGAAACTTGAGAAGCCAAACATGGTAGAGTTTGTGCAAAACTTTACAAGAATGAAAGAACTGTATCTAGATGGTGTTGCAATTTCAGCCAAAGGAGAGGACTGGTGCCATGCTGTATCTTCCCTGCAAAGTCTACAAGTTTTGAGTATGTCATCTTGCAATCTCTCTGGTCCTCTTGATTCTTCATTGACAAAGCTTCAATCTCTCTCAATACTTCAACTAGACCATAACAATTTGGCAAGCCCAATTCCTGAGTACCTTGGTAATTTGTCTAATTTAACCACTTTGCAACTCAGAAGTTGTGGTTTGAGTGGAGTCTTTCCAAAAAATATCTTCCAAATTTCATCACTTCATGTCCTTGATGTGTCAGATAATCAAGGCCTTCATGGTTCTTTATCAAACTTTCTACATCAAAGATCTCTCCATTACTTGAATCTTAGCCGCACAAATTTCTCAGGACCTTTACCACAGTCTATTAACAAGTTAAGACAATTGTCAACACTAGATCTATCAAATTGCCAATTCAATGGGACAATTTCCAATTCATTGTCCGATCTTGCCGAACTTGTTTATCTTGATTTGTCATTCAATAATCTTACTGGTCCTCTTCCATCTTTCAataggtccaaggctctgagaatCTTGTATCTTACTCATAATTATCTAAAGGGCACACTTTCACCCACCCATTTTGAAGGCCTTATAGATCTTGTGAGCATTAATTTAGAAGTTAACTCTCTAGATGGAAGACTTCCTTCATCTTTGTTTACACTTCCATCTCTGCAGCTGCTCTTTCTTGCTGACAATAGATTTGATGGCCAACTTGAAGAGTTCCCAAATGGTTCCTCCTCATCATTAGAGATGCTTGATTTAAGTGAAAACAATTTTGAAGGGCGTGTTCCTTTGTCTATCTTTCAACTGAAAAGTCTCAGTTTACTTCAACTTTCCACAAACAAGTTCAATGGCACCATACAATTGAGTGTTGTTCAAAGGCTACAAAATTTGGCAACACTTGGTCTCTCAAACAACAACTTGTTAATTGTGGATGACAATGATCTTCCATTCCCCAAGTTGATCAATCTTTGGTTGGCTTCATGTAAGTTGACGGTATTTCCTGCATTTTTGAGAAATCAGTCTTCTTTACTCTTTTTAGATTTGTCCAACAACCAAATTGAAGGAACAATACCCAATTGGATTTGGAGACTTGAAATTCTATGCTTCTTGAATCTTTCCAACAATTTTTTGACTGATATGGAAGGTCCTTTCCAAAATCTTAGTTCAATTTTGTTCTACCTTGATCTTCATGGAAATCAATTACAAGGACCAGCACCCATTTTCACAAAAAATATTGTTCATCTGGACTACTCAAATAATAGATTCAGTTCTATTACACCATCAGATATTGGTAATTCTATTCCTGACtcagttgatatatttttctcaaACAacaatttttatgtaaaaatcgaTGAATCCATTTGCAATATTTCAACTCTTAGAATGCTTGATCTTTCATATAATGGCTTCATTGGCAACATTCCTGAGTGCTTGACAACAAGGAAGAGTAGCTCTCTGAAACTATTAAATCTTGCTGGAAACAAACTCAATGGCCACATTTCAGATACATTATTCTCAACTTCATGTTCTCTAAGGTTTATAGATCTCAATGGAAATCTTTTAAATGGAGGCCTCCCAAAATCTTTGGCTAACTGCCAAAATCTCCAACTCCTAAATGTTGGAAACAATCAATTAATGGACGAGTTCCCCTGCTTCTTGAAGAACATTTCTTCGCTAAGTGTCATGGTTTTAAGGTCAAATAAGTTCTATGGACAGATTGGATGCCCCAATGTGATTGGCGATTGGGAAAAGCTTCAAATTGTTGATGTAGCAGACAACAAATTTAGTGGCATGTTACCAACAACACTCTTTCAGACTTGGAAAGAATTGATGTCTGATGATGAAGATAAAGATAAATCAAGATTTGgacatttatcttttaatttttatgatatcaaCATCAATTATTCAGTGAATCTTGATGCTATAACTACAATTTTCTCTAAGAGCAGCAAAATGAAGTTAGCCAAACTTGTTACAGTTGAGCCACTTTATGTGTTAGATCACTTGCTCTCTCATGTCTATGGAGAGGTTTCAGGTCTTCGTAGGTATGCGGATTCAGTTACCATTGTAATCAAAGGTCAACAAATGAAGTTGGAAAAGATTCTCATTGCATTCACTTCATTGGATTTCTCATCCAACCAATTTGAAGGGCCAATACCAGAAGAGATCATGAGTTTCAAAGCACTGCATGCTCTTAACTTGTCTCACAATGCATTCTCAGGCCATATTCCTTCAACTTTGGGAAACTTGAGAAATCTTGAATCCTTAGACTTGTCAATGAATTCTCTGAGGGGAGAGATTCCAACTGAGCTTGCAAGCTTATCTTTTCTTGCCATCATGAATCTCTCCTATAATCATCTTGTAGGGAGAATTCCAACAGGCACTCAAATTCAATCGTTTGGAGCAAATTCATTTGTGGGAAATGAAGCGTTATGTGGACCTCCATTGACACAAGGTTGTGGTGGAGAAGAGCAAGGGTTGTTACCAACATCATCTAAAACTACTAACTCTCATGGTAGTAGTTCAGTTAATTGGAGTTTGTTAAGTGTAGAGTTGGGATTCACTTTTGGGTTTGGAATATTCATGATGCCACTGATTTTGTGGAAGAAATGGAGGTTGTGGTACTCCAAGAAAGTAGAGGAAGCTCTATACAAGATTGTGCCTCAACTTGATTTTGTATATGAACGTCGTGGTGGGAAGAGATATAGATCTTTAAGATGGAAGCCTTATTGA
- the LOC140176838 gene encoding uncharacterized mitochondrial protein AtMg01250-like produces the protein MGIMGYGVCGHIIYVSFVNGLPTKPFKMERGLRQGDPLSPFLFVLVVDVLHRMVGEAVRNSRISHLLVGRDSIELSHLQFADNTIMFCPLEEKTIKNYKRLLRCFELMSGLSINFDKSSLIPINCDEQWI, from the coding sequence ATGGGGATCATGGGTTATGGAGTGTGTGGCCACATCATCTATGTCAGTTTTGTAAATGGTTTACCGACTAAGCCGTTCAAAATGGAAAGAGGGCTGAGACAAGGTGACCCACTTTCTCCTTTCTTGTTTGTCTTGGTTGTGGATGTGCTGCATCGAATGGTTGGAGAAGCAGTGAGGAACAGCCGCATATCCCATTTGTTGGTTGGGAGAGATAGTATAGAGTTGTCACATCTACAGTTTGCTGATAATACAATTATGTTTTGTCCACTAGAAGAGAAGACTATCAAGAATTACAAGCGACTCCTGAGatgctttgagttgatgtcaggACTTAGTATCAATTTTGATAAGTCGAGCTTGATTCCAATAAATTGTGACGAACAATGGATCTAG